The Chanos chanos chromosome 16, fChaCha1.1, whole genome shotgun sequence genome has a window encoding:
- the LOC115829832 gene encoding transmembrane protein 184B-like encodes MSGVLWRRDMSLLERLGNDSPTGLAAGSPVGTAAPRGSNMSEVPEAPLVTPDEPIFLMTPAAQAVSGVFVWTALLLTCHQIYMHLRYYSSPNEQRHIVRILFIVPIYAFDSWLSLLFFTNEEYYVYFDTVRDCYEAFVIYNFLSLCYEYLGGESAIMAEIRGKPIESSCVYGTCCLWGRTYSIGFLRFCKQATLQFCVVKPLMAIITVILQAFGKYRDGDFNVASGYLYVTIIYNISVSLSLYALFLFYFATRELLVPYSPVLKFFMVKSVIFLSFWQGMLLAILEKCGAIPKINSPDVRVGEGTVAAGYQNFIICVEMFFAALALRHAFTYRVYMDKRLDSHGRCAPMKSISSSLKETMNPGDMVQDAIHNFSPAYQQYTQQSTLEQRSGPAVSRSHSITSNRDNEKTLLLSSDDEF; translated from the exons ATGAGTGGTGTGCTGTGGAGGCGTGACATGTCCCTGTTGGAGCGTTTGGGGAACGACTCCCCCACGGGCCTGGCAGCCGGGTCACCCGTTGGCACGGCGGCACCCAGGGGGTCAAACATGTCAGAGGTCCCCGAAGCTCCACTGGTCACTCCTGATGAGCCCATCTTCCTCATGACACCAGCAGCACAGGCCGTGTCAGGAGTCTTCGTCTGGACCGCACTCCTGCTCACCTGTCACCAG atataCATGCACCTGCGGTACTACAGTTCTCCTAATGAGCAGAGACACATAGTGCGGATCCTCTTCATCGTTCCTATTTATGCCTTTGACTCCTGGCTCAGCCTGCTGTTCTTCACCAATGAAGAGTACTATGTGTATTTTGACACTGTGCGAGACTGCTATGAAG CGTTCGTCATCTATAACTTCCTCAGTCTGTGCTATGAGTACCTGGGCGGGGAGAGCGCCATTATGGCTGAGATCAGAGGCAAGCCTATTGA gtcCAGCTGTGTATACGGGACATGTTGTCTCTGGGGCAGGACTTACTCTATTGGCTTCCTAAGGTTCTGTAAACAG gcCACTCTGCAGTTCTGTGTGGTGAAGCCTCTTATGGCCATCATTACTGTAATCCTCCAAGCCTTCGGCAAATACAGAGACGGCGATTTCAA cgTGGCCAGTGGGTATCTGTATGTGACGATCATCTATAAtatctcagtgtctctgtctctgtacgcCCTGTTCCTCTTCTACTTCGCCACACGGGAGCTGCTTGTCCCCTACAGTCCTGTGCTCAAGTTCTTCATGGTCAAATCCGTGATCTTCCTCTCCTTCTGGCAAG GCATGCTGCTGGCCATCCTGGAGAAGTGCGGGGCCATTCCCAAAATCAACTCTCCAGACGTGAGGGTGGGCGAGGGCACAGTGGCGGCCGGGTATCAGAACTTCATCATCTGTGTCGAGATGTTCTTCGCCGCCCTGGCTCTGAGACACGCCTTCACATACAGAGTCTACATGGACAAAAGACTGGACTCTCacg gtcgCTGCGCCCCGATGAAGAGCATCTCCAGTAGTCTGAAAGAGACCATGAATCCCGGGGACATGGTGCAGGACGCCATTCATAACTTCTCTCCGGCCTATCAGCAGTACACGCAGCAGTCCACCCTGGAACAGCGGAGTGGCCCGGCCGTCTCTCGCTCACACAGCATCACCAGTAACCGCGACAACGAGAAAACACTGCTCCTCAGCTCTGACGATGAGTTCTaa